In Monodelphis domestica isolate mMonDom1 chromosome 4, mMonDom1.pri, whole genome shotgun sequence, one DNA window encodes the following:
- the LOC100025408 gene encoding zinc finger protein OZF-like isoform X2, whose protein sequence is MLENYEHLVSVGLTASKPDVISLLERGEAPWMALAGVLRSPYPDCPNCEALDKDSILSEGICPGTLARERLPVESNWYLRIGDSEQWEVRLERWEGHQERQSPQVTVTPQRTLNMANIPECSTLIRRFNLGPLFFPHWRADTEERFHKCNAFGKKIFDQKSNVNGHQNIHTGENPFECDVCGKIFQSRGILSKHQRTHSGVKLFEHNECRKGFSDGGSLIDQQKSSGVKSFECSECGKAFSGKAYLIIHERTHTGMKPFQCDICEKAFIRKEYLVSHQRTHSGVKPFECNECGKAYSQKGNLISHQRVHTGVKPFECNECGKAFNQKGYLISHERTHSGLKPFECEECGKAFTAKRTLINHRRIHTGVKPFGCDECGKAFSERGTLISHQRTHTGVKPFECKECGKAFLRKGHLNSHQRTHTGVKPFACNECGKAFSQKGHLISHQRIHTGMKPFGCNECGKAFRQWGTLSNHQRTHTSIKTFICNNCGKTFNERGTLIKHQETHRVNEMNVGTHLVREKNFLVEENSSWG, encoded by the coding sequence ATTGCCCAAATTGTGAGGCCTTGGATAAGGATTCCATTCTGTCTGAGGGCATTTGTCCAGGAACATTGGCCCGAGAAAGATTGCCAGTGGAGAGTAATTGGTATCTCAGGATTGGAGATTCAGAGCAATGGGAAGTTAGGTTAGAGAGATGGGAGGGCCATCAGGAGAGACAGtctccacaagtgacagtcactCCCCAAAGAACTTTGAATATGGCAAATATACCTGAATGTAGCACGCTTATTAGACGTTTTAACTTGGGACCACTCTTTTTCCCCCACTGGAGAGCTGACACGGAAGAAAGATTCCATAAGTGTAATGCATTTGGAAAGAAAATCTTTGACCAGAAATCAAATGTCAATGGCCATCAGAacattcatactggagaaaaccCCTTTGAATGTGATGTATGTGGGAAAATCTTCCAGAGCAGGGGAATACTTAGTAAGCATCAGAGAACGCACAGTGGAGTGAAACTGTTTGAACATAATGAATGTAGAAAAGGCTTCAGTGATGGTGGATCACTGATTGACCAGCAGAAATCTTCTGGAGTGAAATCATTTGAATGTAGTgagtgtgggaaagcctttagtGGAAAGGCTTACCTTATCATCCATGAGAGAACTCATACTGGAATGAAACCCTTTCAGTGTGATATATGTGAGAAAGCTTTTATTCGGAAGGAATACCTGGTGAGCCACCAGAGAACTCACAGTGGGGTGAAACCCtttgaatgcaatgaatgtggaaaagcctatAGTCAGAAGGGAAACCTCATTAGCCACCAGAGAGTTCATACTGGAGtaaaaccttttgaatgtaatgaatgtgggaaagccttcaatCAGAAGGGATACCTTATTAGCCATGAGAGAACTCATTCTGGCCTGAAGCCCTTTGAATGTGAAGAGTGTGGAAAAGCCTTCACTGCTAAGAGAACGCTTATTAACCATcggagaattcatactggagtgAAACCTTTTGGATGTGATGAATGTGGCAAAGCCTTCAGTGAGAGGGGTACCCTTATTAGCcatcagagaactcatactggagtgaaaccctttgaatgtaaagaatgtgggaaagccttccttCGGAAGGGTCACCTTAACAGCCATCAGAGAACCCACACTGGAGTGAAACCTTTCgcatgtaatgaatgtgggaaagccttcagtcaGAAGGGACACCTCATCagccatcagagaattcatactggaatGAAACCCTTTggatgtaatgaatgtgggaaggcctttaggCAATGGGGAACTCTTAGTAATCATCAGCGAACTCATACTTCAATTAAAACTTTTATATGTAATAATTGTGGGAAAACTTTCAATGAAAGGGGTACTCTCATAAAGCATCAAGAAACTCATAGAGTGAATGAAATGAATGTGGGGACCCATTTGGTTAGAGAAAAAAACTTTCTAGTAGAAGAGAATTCATCCTGGGGATAA